Proteins encoded within one genomic window of Haematobia irritans isolate KBUSLIRL chromosome 5, ASM5000362v1, whole genome shotgun sequence:
- the mEFTu1 gene encoding mitochondrial translation elongation factor Tu 1, translated as MSALYAARHLTGVTSSLLLGRCSAIRRCLSTARLVRAARGSPAAVMHLNKHLNAVSSYSSGYQQYVREYASEKKVFERTKPHCNVGTIGHVDHGKTTLTAAITKVLADKQLAESKKYNEIDNAPEEKARGITINVAHVEYQTENRHYGHTDCPGHADYIKNMITGTAQMDGAILVVAATDGAMPQTREHLLLAKQIGINHIVVFINKVDAADQEMVDLVEMEIRELLSEMGYDGDNIPVIKGSALCALEGKSPEIGSEAILKLLHEVDNFIPTPARELDKPFLLPVENVYSIPGRGTVVTGRLERGVVKKGNECEFVGYNKVIKSTVTGVEMFHQILDEAQAGDQLGALVRGVKRDDIKRGMVMCKPGSVKALDQLEAQVYILAKEEGGRSKPFMSFIQLQMFSRTWDCAVQVQIPDKEMVMPGEDTKLVLRLIRPMVLEQGQRFTLRDGNLTLGTGVVTKVLPPLSESERASLTEGKKAREKKLAAKK; from the coding sequence ATGTCTGCATTATATGCCGCCCGTCACCTAACCGGTGTGACTTCTTCCTTGCTATTGGGAAGATGTTCAGCCATCAGACGTTGTTTAAGTACTGCTCGTCTAGTGAGGGCTGCCCGTGGCTCCCCAGCTGCTGTTATGCATttgaataagcatttaaatgctgTCTCATCGTATTCGTCCGGTTACCAACAATATGTTCGTGAATATGCATCCGAAAAGAAGGTTTTCGAACGTACCAAACCCCATTGCAATGTTGGTACTATTGGCCATGTTGATCATGGTAAAACTACTTTGACTGCTGCCATTACTAAGGTCCTGGCCGACAAGCAATTGGCAGAGAgcaaaaaatataatgaaatcgaCAATGCCCCCGAAGAGAAGGCTCGTGGTATTACCATCAATGTTGCCCATGTTGAATATCAAACTGAAAATCGTCATTATGGCCACACTGACTGCCCCGGCCATGCTGATTACATTAAGAACATGATTACTGGTACTGCACAAATGGATGGTGCTATTTTGGTTGTGGCCGCCACTGACGGTGCTATGCCTCAAACCCGGGAGCATTTGTTGTTGGCCAAACAGATTGGCATCAATCACATAGTGGTCTTTATCAATAAAGTGGATGCTGCCGATCAGGAAATGgttgatttggttgaaatggaaATTCGTGAATTGCTTTCTGAGATGGGTTACGATGGTGATAATATTCCCGTTATTAAGGGTTCTGCCCTATGTGCCCTGGAGGGCAAAAGTCCCGAAATTGGCTCAGAAGCTATTCTAAAACTTTTGCATGAAGTTGACAATTTCATTCCCACACCAGCTCGTGAGTTGGACAAACCATTCCTTTTGCCTGTGGAAAATGTTTACTCCATTCCCGGACGTGGCACAGTAGTAACTGGccgtttggaacgtggtgttgtcAAGAAGGGTAATGAATGTGAATTTGTTGGCTACAATAAGGTAATCAAATCCACTGTTACTGGCGTTGAAATGTTCCATCAAATTTTGGATGAAGCCCAAGCTGGAGATCAATTGGGAGCCTTGGTTAGAGGTGTAAAACGTGATGACATTAAACGTGGTATGGTTATGTGCAAACCAGGCAGCGTCAAAGCTTTGGATCAATTGGAAGCACAAGTCTATATTCTAGCCAAAGAAGAAGGTGGTCGTTCGAAACCTTTCATGTCGTTCATTCAATTACAAATGTTCTCTCGCACTTGGGATTGTGCTGTACAAGTACAAATACCCGACAAAGAGATGGTTATGCCTGGTGAAGACACAAAATTGGTTTTGCGTTTAATACGCCCCATGGTCTTGGAACAAGGACAACGTTTCACATTGCGTGATGGTAATCTTACCTTGGGCACAGGTGTTGTAACCAAAGTCTTGCCTCCTTTGTCTGAATCAGAACGTGCTTCTTTGACAGAGGGCAAGAAAGCTCGCGAAAAGAAATTAGCCGCCAAAAAATAA
- the mars gene encoding guanylate kinase-associated family member mars, which translates to MSDYRRSLYKERKEVLSPQQHNRINRKLQEANRNKNRRDQFQLSRQISISPTPQHKKYDAEKENKEIEETNNVVVQKEEEEIHRKKAKVVPTARDPAKIKKQEAFILRFLDWRDKKKAMQEKKKSEALKKKPFVSAVSKDTGFGSSTNSLTVATTSAVGTSHASFIPKGHHQGFQPPEGLKNPMDIVKEKVKSRQSIYTVVPTPPKKKSNCLDENTSKKINVARKVLPTTTCFPTKVVKPVANKTPSRPEPTTGNNPSGTKHKVVPSTSSSTKSSTKVPKNLVTNLQSKPETNSASKNPKPQIVKPILPQTRAYKMPPPSQGVVKKSTASASAAAAAKKADVPQIKITKPKYPLSAKRTTEKVVKKRLSKSPQKTQKNARLAQPMKAKKPVKPPSGSSTKLLNLMVTQTNGLVADMIIQTPKDFTNAIHFDDFVTSTKLKNSSQTLEVDGVSPIETLAKRSSHSASAKRNLLKETTDITKNPCGTSDFNKPLPTSLIGKKYNFIRYSDVNVSIEDCVDKADDIEYKAKANSDGSPNRVNNDRTLTAEKVADEERTPTKQPNVEDDKPINYLSPFVSVSRGKVSLKKEKEKRNSIYLATTGEDGVQPLEETKITIAEQLTSPQYSAEVRRTVEAVRYFRKQLQEEIDRLHQQCDVWEEYKAANLEKLQSANCDDMIDVAIGQTRLLTSKKFMQFKGLIDRCEARATGIGDVPDDGSEKTKNVEAVDLEGFWSMLGIQIDNLEKRFENLNRWKANDWLDPDETKPKEKKPKNLTKVKKAAAAPAKAKPNSALQQMLRKKQAEMRMKKANNLLVNTDDVILTPSKVRDRKYFSPAATVVSIPSSNRRLSTLQLENITQGSPNRRVSLLARKNSNDSPNRRMSLLTRKNSQDTPNRRNTLMMARKTSQDSPKLTKSILEFREALDNVLNDRATEHQSNGKMQNNDETFNSPVVKTRKSILKTPGTGRTILKNVVFNEKLRVKKFKFIINNDDDNNDIDQESNASNEEDLKRNEQGSNEESDTEAGPEKLGIYRLRNRKVRLRPSSEIVIPK; encoded by the exons ATGAGTGATTACCGAAGATCTTTATACAAGGAGCGGAAGGAAGTATTGTCACCGCAACAACACAATAGGATAAATCGCAAACTACAGGAAGCCAATCGTAATAAAAATAGAAGGGACCAATTTCAGCTTTCCAGGCAAATATCAATCAGTCCAACAccacaacacaaaaaatatgaTGCTGAAAAGGAGAATAAGGAAATTGAAGAAACAAATAATGTTGTGGttcaaaaagaagaagaagaaatacaCAGGAAAAAAGCCAAGGTTGTTCCTACAGCCCGAGATCCTGCGAAGATTAAGAAGCAAGAAGCTTTTATTCTACGTTTTCTGGATTGGAGAGACAAGAAGAAAGCTATGCaggaaaagaaaaaaagtgaGGCATTAAAAAAGAAGCCCTTCGTATCGGCAGTTAGCAAAGACACCGGTTTTGGAAGTAGTACAAACTCTTTGACGGTGGCAACCACATCAGCAGTAGGGACCAGCCACGCATCCTTTATACCCAAGGGTCATCATCAAGGGTTTCAACCTCCTGAGGGACTGAAGAATCCTATGGATATT GTCAAGGAAAAAGTTAAAAGTCGGCAATCTATATATACAGTAGTTCCAACACCACCCAAGAAGAAATCTAACTGCCTCGATGAAAATACATCAAAGAAAATAAATGTTGCCCGGAAAGTTTTACCCACAACGACATGCTTTCCTACGAAAGTGGTTAAACCAGTTGCTAATAAAACGCCCTCTCGCCCTGAGCCAACCACGGGGAATAATCCAAGTGGAACAAAACACAAAGTGGTGCCATCGACAAGTTCATCTACAAAATCCAGCACAAAAGTTCCAAAGAATTTAGTTACAAACTTGCAAAGTAAACCCGAAACAAATTCGGCTTCGAAAAACCCTAAACCACAAATTGTAAAACCTATTTTGCCACAAACACGAGCTTACAAAATGCCACCACCATCTCAGGGGGTTGTGAAGAAATCTACTGCATCCGCATCTGCAGCTGCAGCTGCTAAGAAAGCTGATGTTccacaaataaaaataacaaaaccgaAATATCCATTGTCCGCAAAGCGAACAACTGAGAAAGTTGTCAAAAAACGGCTAAGTAAATCTCCTCAAAAAACACAGAAAAATGCCCGCTTAGCTCAGCCTATGAAAGCAAAAAAACCTGTGAAACCACCATCAGGGTCATCGACTAAACTTCTAAATTTAATGGTTACCCAAACTAACGGTCTAGTCGCCGATATGATCATACAAACTCCAAAAGATTTCACCAATGCCATACATTTCGATGATTTTGTTACATCAACAAAACTTAAGAACTCATCTCAAACATTGGAAGTAGATGGGGTCAGCCCCATTGAAACCTTAGCAAAAAGGTCCAGTCATTCTGCTTCAGCAAAAAGAAATCTTTTAAAAGAAACGACAGACATAACTAAGAATCCCTGCGGGACAAGTGACTTTAATAAACCGTTGCCTACATCACTTATTGGCAAAAAATACAACTTCATAAGATATTCTGATGTTAATGTATCCATTGAAGATTGTGTCGATAAAGCAGATGATATCGAATACAAAGCAAAGGCCAATAGTGATGGAAGTCCGAATCGGGTTAATAATGATCGTACTTTGACCGCAGAAAAAGTTGCAGATGAGGAGAGAACGCCCACTAAACAGCCAAATGTTGAAGATGATAAACCAATTAATTATCTCAGTCCATTTGTAAGTGTTAGTCGTGGAAAGGTCAGCCTAAAGAAAGAGAAAGAAAAGCGTAATAGTATTTATTTGGCAACCACTGGTGAGGATGGAGTCCAACCTTTGGAGGAAACTAAAATTACTATAGCAGAGCAACTAACATCACCCCAATACTCCGCCGAAGTTCGCAGAACTGTAGAGGCTGTACGTTACTTCCGAAAACAATTACAAGAAGAAATTGATAGACTTCATCAGCAATGTGATGTATGGGAAGAATATAAAGCGGCCAATTTAGAGAAACTACAATCAGCCAATTGTGATGATATGATTGATGTAGCTATAGGGCAAACTAGATTGTTAACTAGCAAAAAGTTCATGCAATTCAAGGGATTAATCGATCGTTGTGAAGCTCGAGCAACCGGTATAGGAGATGTGCCAGACGATGGtagtgaaaaaacaaaaaatgttgaggCTGTGGACTTGGAAGGCTTCTGGTCTATGTTGGGCATTCAAATCGACAATCTGGAAAaacgttttgaaaatttgaatcgTTGGAAAGCCAACGATTGGCTAGATCCCGACGAAACAAAGCCTAAGGAAAAGAAGCCTAAAAACCTGACGAAGGTTAAAAAGGCAGCTGCAGCCCCTGCCAAGGCCAAACCCAACTCGGCCTTGCAACAAATGTTGCGTAAAAAGCAAGCGGAAATGCGTATGAAGAAGGCAAATAACTTACTTGTAAATACGGATGATGTTATTTTAACACCCTCCAAAGTAAGAGATCGAAAGTATTTCTCTCCTGCAGCCACGGTGGTATCTATACCTTCTTCAAATCGCAGATTGTCAACTTTACAGCTTGAAAATATTACTCAAGGTTCGCCGAACAGAAGAGTATCATTATTAGCACGTAAGAATTCCAATGACTCACCCAATCGCAGAATGTCTTTGTTGACACGTAAGAACTCCCAAGATACACCCAATCGTAGAAACACACTTATGATGGCTCGCAAAACCTCCCAAGATTCACCTAAACTTACAAAGTCTATTCTAGAGTTTCGGGAAGCTCTCGATAATGTCCTGAACGATCGAGCAACAGAGCATCAATCAAATGGGAAGATGCAAAACAATGATGAGACCTTTAACTCACCTGTGGTGAAGACACGAAAATCTATTCTAAAAACACCTGGCACTGGCAGAACCATATTAAAAAATGTAGTATTTAACGAGAAGTTACgtgtgaaaaaattcaaatttataattAACAATGATGACGATAATAATGATATCGATCAAGAATCCAATGCCTCAAATGAGGAAGATCTAAAGAGAAATGAACAAG GCTCCAATGAGGAATCTGATACGGAAGCTGGTCCcgaaaaacttggtatttatagGCTCAGAAATCGCAAAGTTCGTTTGCGTCCCTCTTCCGAAATAGTTATACCTAAATAA
- the LOC142238136 gene encoding cytochrome c oxidase assembly factor 5: MMRYEENEKLADTSACAGVRADLKMCLLESDCCKKDKRTPRECLQSNLVPEECQVLRNTFFECKRSLLDNRMRFRGHKGY, translated from the exons ATGATGCGATATGAGGAAAACGAGAAACTGGCTGATACATCAGCGTGTGCTGGCGTAAGGGCAGATTTAAAAATGTGTCTTTTGGAAAGTGATTGTTGCAAAAAG GATAAACGTACTCCCCGAGAATGCCTACAATCTAATTTGGTTCCCGAGGAATGCCAAGTTCTCCGAAATACATTTTTCGAATGTAAAAGATCTTTG CTCGATAACCGGATGCGTTTTAGGGGTCATAAAGGCTATTAA
- the CysRS-m gene encoding cysteine--tRNA ligase-like protein, mitochondrial: MLKISKALPLAAFKFNPSRAMCTQHHWFKPPGVDTGIRVYNCSARRQVPLILPHENYITWYSCGPTVYDSSHLGHASCYVKLDIIQRILKNYFNFNVVTAMNITDIDDKIIRKSQESGKNWRDISRQYELEFWSDLRKLNVSEPNIKVRVTDHMPKIIAYIEDIIKKKCAYVGKDSSVYFDVRQFPIYGKLQNLNMDEVSSDSTTEAEKHQKLASMDFALWKARKTETEPSWSSPWGMGRPGWHIECSTLANMIFGKSVDIHAGGLDLKFPHHENEEAQSCVFHNTRQWVNYWMHTGHLNIKGQGEKMSKSLKNTIAISEMLEHYTSEDFRMACVLSNYKNSMEYSDEMMETARNTLKKFYTFKSDCTAYLTGKKIGSNMISSSIIHNLNYCKSNIDYCIRDDFDTARCINILLDQISGISRCINTNPKDGDLLITATSLDAVAAVSNYVDHVLQSFGFAETLQSQAINVQDNLDFNGLLDDILNTRKLIRERALSDKNKVLFEVCDDLRDCLRQHGIDIKDHAQGSSWNLIRNKN; encoded by the exons ATGCTGAAAATTAG CAAGGCATTGCCTTTAGCTGCATTTAAATTTAACCCCTCGCGAGCCATGTGTACTCAACATCACTGGTTTAAACCACCCGGTGTTGACACAGGAATTCGCGTCTACAATTGTTCGGCAAGACGACAAGTTCCTCTTATTTTACCCCATGAAAACTATATAACATGGTATAGCTGCGGCCCCACGGTCTATGATTCCTCGCATTTAGGACATGCCAGTTGCTACGTTAAGTTGGACATTATACAACGTAtccttaaaaattatttcaattttaatgtcGTAACCGCCATGAACATAACTGATATTGATGATAAGATTATACGAAAGAGTCAGGAAAGTGGGAAAAATTGGCGTGACATCTCACGTCAATACGAATTGGAATTTTGGTCAGATTTGAGAAAGCTGAATGTGAGTGAACCGAATATAAAAGTACGTGTTACAGATCACATGCCCAAGATTATTGCCTACATTGAGGATATTATTAAGAAAAAATGTGCTTATGTCGGCAAGGATTCATCGGTATACTTTGATGTTAGACAATTTCCCATTTAtggaaaactacaaaatttgaatatgGATGAAGTTAGCTCCGATTCGACTACGGAGGCGGAAAAACATCAAAAGTTGGCTTCAATGGATTTTGCTCTTTGGAAGGCACGTAAAACCGAAACAGAACCGTCATGGTCTTCTCCTTGGGGTATGGGTCGCCCCGGTTGGCATATTGAATGCAGTACTCTGGCTAATATGATATTTGGTAAAAGTGTGGATATACATGCTGGcggtttggatttgaaattcccTCATCATGAAAACGAGGAAGCCCAAAGTTGTGTTTTTCACAACACCCGACAATGGGTAAACTATTGGATGCATACTGGTCACTTAAATATTAAAGGTCAAGGTGAGAAAATGTCcaaatctttgaaaaatacaattgcCATTAGCGAAATGTTAGAGCATTATACTAGCGAAGATTTTCGTATGGCCTGTGTCCTTTCcaactataaaaattccatggaATACAGTGATGAAATGATGGAAACTGCCCGTAATACCTTAAAGAAATTCtacacatttaaatctgactgcaCTGCCTACTTGACGGGCaagaaaatcggatcaaatatgATATCATCATCCATTATACATAATCTCAATTATTGCAAATCCAATATAGATTATTGCATTCGCGATGATTTCGATACAGCACGTTGTATAAATATTCTTCTGGATCAAATATCGGGAATTAGTAGATGTATAAATACAAATCCCAAAGATGGGGATTTATTAATTACCGCAACATCTTTGGATGCTGTGGCCGCTGTTAGCAACTATGTGGACCATGTATTGCAATCATTTGGTTTTGCTGAAACTTTGCAAAGTCAAGCCATAAATGTTCaggataatttggattttaatggTTTGTTGGATGACATACTGAATACACGGAAATTGATACGTGAACGTGCTCTGAGTGATAAGAATAAGGTCTTGTTTGAAGTTTGTGATGATTTGAGAGATTGTCTACGTCAACATGGTATTGATATAAAAGATCATGCCCAAGGTAGTTCTTGgaatttaattagaaataagaaTTAA
- the LOC142238135 gene encoding transmembrane protein 39A codes for MRDNNREEDDHAGQQQTNVTPMPKHIPFPDPASSSELLNELIMFLFTSCVAAMQFINVYRTNWWLPQQQVQITNTVNLQHVNPHLILLILVMNGRRIVYCLSLKGLYYLLPPQFQSMSKIFKYILEVLILTLPVTCIVMMYNNRNYLSIFLLIYPFIVYFLAFGLALEPFLRFNYEIKGGAYFNGFPLHCCSANPNGIRFEIDVLRNDFNCRFKQVIFTSLFNTYYSAFLPCYFAHAVHYNVLWASQHIVLVFLSVFQCCTVFSFPSKYSDILHRAAVHLGYWLKMEERPGAESILSVSNWIKSTLWAPSSVVKFTGELYRSVGPVTVAIPGNVTHERFYKLFHNPSVIYGSLSAIQACIVLSGISLLYYAIEWHFILSLSFITLTNQFTFFKLMRDFLITKRVYLAETSVSDIKLKDN; via the exons ATGAGGGATAATAACAGAGAAGAAGATGACCATGCTGGTCAGCAGCAGACAAATGTAACACCTATGCCAAAACATATACCATTCCCAGATCCGGCCTCATCATCAGAGCTATTGAACGAACTTATAATGTTCTTATTTACCTCTTGTGTAGCAGCCATGCAATTCATTAATGTGTATCGCACAAATTGGTGGCTACCCCAACAACAAGTCCAAATAACAAATACAGTC AATCTGCAACATGTTAATCCACACCTAATACTATTGATATTGGTGATGAATGGACGGCGCATTGTTTATTGTCTTTCGCTTAAGGGATTGTACTATTTGTTACCTCCACAATTTcagagtatgagtaaaattttcaaatatatctTAGAAGTGCTGATATTGACTTTGCCAGTTACCTGCATTGTAATGATGtacaacaatcgaaattatttgtcCATATTTCTTTTGATCTATCC atttatagtttattttttggcTTTTGGTTTAGCTTTGGAACCCTTTTTGCGTTTCAATTATGAAATCAAAGGAGGAGCCTATTTCAATGGATTTCCCTTGCACTGTTGTTCGGCAAATCCAAATGGCATACGTTTTGAAATCGATGTTTTACGCAATGATTTCAATTGTCGCTTCAAACAAGTCATCTTCACTTCACTTTTTAACACCTATTATTCTGCCTTTCTTCCCTGTTATTTTGCTCATGCCGTCCACTATAATGTCTTGTGGGCTTCACAGCATATAGTATTGGTGTTCCTCAGTGTTTTCCAATGCTGTACTGTATTCAGctttccttcaaaatatagCGATATTTTACATCGTGCTGCCGTACACTTGGGCTATTGGTTGAAAATGGAAGAACGGCCTGGAGCTGAGAGCATTTTGAGTgtttcaaattggataaaaagtacatTATGGGCCCCCAGTAGTGTGGTGAAATTTACTGGGGAATTATATCGTAGTGTAGGTCCTGTAACTGTGGCCATTCCTGGAAATGTGACGCACGAgcggttttat AAACTTTTCCACAATCCCTCAGTGATCTATGGCAGTCTATCGGCTATTCAAGCCTGTATAGTATTGTCGGGTATTTCTTTGCTCTACTATGCAATTGAAtggcattttattttatcattaaGTTTTATAACTTTGACCAATCAatttacatttttcaaattaatgcgTGACTTTTTGATAACCAAACGAGTTTATTTGGCAGAAACATCGGTTAGCGATATAAAATTAAAGGATAATTAA